One region of Rhodocaloribacter litoris genomic DNA includes:
- a CDS encoding transposase, giving the protein MPEVIRTYRYRAYPNAEQRDNLARTFGCARWVYNWGLERRTNAYHGEGKSLTYNSLAVELTQIKKQEETRWLGEVSSVVLQQSLRNLAACTRRERAFTNFFEGRSGYPSFKRKRGTQSATYASSAFRFDPEAMTLTLAKQKTPLKIRWSRKPEGEVVKVTVTLDPSGRYHVCLHCRCEVEPLPSADPGGKTGKSVGVDLGLNDVVVTSDGFRSGNPRHLRRAYRRLRRAQKALSRKQKGSNNWEKQRRKVAKLHTRIADQRNDFIHKLTTDLVKNHDVIAVESLAVKNMLKNRTLARSISGASWGEIVRQLEYKCAWYGRTLIKVDRWFPSSKRCSACGHIRAEMPLAVRRWTCEECSTEHDRDENAAKNILAVGATVAACGDLSKTRAAGDV; this is encoded by the coding sequence ATGCCCGAGGTGATACGAACATATCGTTACCGCGCCTACCCCAATGCCGAGCAAAGGGACAACCTTGCCCGAACGTTCGGCTGTGCCCGCTGGGTATACAACTGGGGGCTGGAGCGTAGAACCAACGCCTACCACGGCGAGGGCAAAAGCCTCACCTACAACAGCCTCGCCGTCGAACTGACGCAGATTAAGAAGCAGGAAGAAACACGGTGGCTCGGCGAGGTATCCAGCGTCGTACTTCAGCAATCGCTTCGCAACCTCGCGGCGTGTACGCGCCGCGAACGTGCCTTCACGAACTTCTTCGAGGGTCGGAGCGGCTACCCCTCCTTCAAGCGCAAACGTGGAACGCAGTCGGCGACCTACGCCAGCAGCGCCTTCCGCTTCGACCCCGAAGCGATGACGCTCACGCTGGCGAAGCAGAAGACGCCGCTCAAGATCCGATGGAGCCGGAAGCCGGAGGGCGAGGTCGTCAAGGTGACGGTGACGCTCGATCCGTCTGGAAGATACCACGTCTGCCTGCACTGCCGTTGCGAGGTAGAGCCGCTGCCGTCCGCCGATCCGGGCGGAAAGACAGGCAAGAGCGTCGGCGTCGATCTCGGGCTCAATGACGTGGTTGTGACCTCTGACGGTTTCCGCAGCGGCAACCCCAGGCACCTCCGCAGAGCGTATCGCCGTCTGCGTCGGGCGCAGAAAGCTCTCAGCCGGAAGCAGAAAGGGAGCAACAACTGGGAAAAGCAGCGCCGAAAAGTGGCGAAGCTCCACACCCGCATTGCCGATCAGCGAAACGACTTCATCCACAAGCTCACGACCGATCTCGTCAAGAACCACGACGTGATCGCTGTCGAGAGCCTTGCGGTGAAGAATATGCTGAAGAATCGCACCCTTGCTCGCTCCATATCGGGGGCGAGTTGGGGCGAGATCGTACGTCAGCTCGAATACAAGTGCGCGTGGTACGGGCGTACGCTCATCAAGGTAGATCGCTGGTTTCCAAGCAGTAAACGCTGTAGCGCGTGCGGGCACATCCGGGCCGAAATGCCGCTCGCCGTGCGCCGCTGGACCTGCGAGGAATGCAGTACCGAACACGACCGCGACGAGAACGCGGCGAAGAACATTCTGGCGGTCGGAGCGACCGTGGCAGCCTGTGGAGATCTGAGTAAGACCAGAGCAGCAGGCGATGTATGA
- a CDS encoding tetratricopeptide repeat protein, giving the protein MPASSEPRLSPGKRHAFTALMLALPLLFFGLLEGTLRLAGYGSSYPLFVPVPGYEDYLYQNREVARRYFAREASLPTGISDAFKARKDSTAFRIFVQGGSSAAGYPYYYGGSFSRMLQQRLQQTFPDRPIEVVNTAMAAVNSYTLLDLAGEILARQPDAVLIYAGHNEYYGALGVGSAESLGRMRWLVNTYLRLQHLRVVQALRALLARAAGLLSGRRAGSPPGATLMERMVREQIIPYGSALYRQGLEQFRGNLRDLLATYRAHGVPVFIGTVASNERAHRPFSSGLAPKTDTAAWQAHYREGQVHLRAGRFEAALAAFDAALRLDSLSADAFFDRARTLEAMGRHAEARAAYLAAKDRDRLRFRAPEAINQIIREEAARAGAVVVETQAALARAARNGIIGDDLMLEHLHPNVDGYFLIADAFYEALHQAGLIGPWHHTIPARVARAEVLLTPVDSLYGVYRVRQLTGSWPFRPPGTVDRSLDTLRATNPVEAIALALFRREINWMEAMNRLQAHYVEQGNLHGALRAALAVIQQYPFLPEAYATAGDLLVRQGRYDEALAYFEAAHERRPSAGVHYMIGTLRLVRGELDAAVEHLERGRALDPDNPLLLYQLARAYVARGRVPAARAVLEHLLARHPDHAAARTLLDGLSAAVPH; this is encoded by the coding sequence ATGCCCGCCTCGTCCGAACCCCGCCTTTCCCCTGGCAAGCGCCACGCCTTCACGGCCCTGATGCTGGCGCTGCCGCTGCTCTTCTTCGGGCTGCTCGAAGGGACGCTCCGGCTCGCAGGCTACGGCAGCTCCTATCCCCTCTTCGTCCCGGTACCCGGCTACGAGGACTACCTGTATCAGAACCGCGAGGTGGCACGCCGCTACTTCGCCCGGGAAGCCTCCCTGCCCACCGGGATCAGCGACGCCTTCAAGGCACGGAAGGACAGCACGGCGTTCCGCATCTTCGTGCAGGGCGGTTCGAGCGCCGCCGGCTATCCCTATTACTACGGCGGCAGCTTCTCGCGCATGCTCCAGCAACGGCTGCAACAGACCTTCCCCGACCGCCCCATCGAGGTCGTCAACACGGCGATGGCGGCGGTCAACTCCTACACCCTCCTCGACCTGGCCGGCGAGATCCTTGCCCGGCAGCCGGACGCCGTGCTCATCTATGCCGGGCACAACGAATACTACGGCGCCCTCGGGGTCGGATCGGCGGAATCGCTGGGACGTATGCGGTGGCTGGTGAACACCTACCTGCGCCTCCAGCACCTGCGGGTGGTACAGGCCCTGCGGGCCCTGCTGGCCAGGGCCGCGGGGCTGCTGAGCGGGCGCCGGGCCGGGTCGCCGCCCGGGGCCACCCTCATGGAACGCATGGTGCGCGAGCAGATCATCCCCTACGGCTCGGCGCTCTACCGGCAGGGGCTCGAGCAGTTCCGCGGCAACCTCCGGGACCTCCTGGCGACGTACCGGGCGCACGGTGTGCCCGTCTTCATCGGCACCGTGGCCAGCAACGAACGGGCGCACCGGCCGTTCTCGAGCGGCCTCGCCCCGAAGACCGACACCGCCGCCTGGCAGGCACACTACCGGGAAGGGCAGGTCCACCTGCGGGCGGGCCGCTTCGAGGCCGCCCTCGCCGCCTTCGACGCCGCCCTCCGCCTGGACAGCCTCTCTGCCGACGCCTTCTTCGACCGGGCCCGCACCCTCGAGGCGATGGGACGCCACGCGGAGGCCCGCGCCGCCTACCTGGCCGCCAAGGACCGGGACCGGCTTCGTTTCCGGGCGCCCGAAGCAATCAACCAGATCATCCGGGAAGAAGCCGCCCGGGCCGGCGCCGTCGTCGTCGAAACGCAGGCGGCGCTGGCCCGGGCCGCCCGCAACGGCATCATCGGGGACGACCTGATGCTCGAACACCTCCACCCCAACGTGGACGGCTACTTCCTCATCGCCGACGCCTTCTACGAAGCCCTGCACCAGGCCGGGCTGATCGGCCCCTGGCACCACACGATCCCGGCCCGGGTCGCCCGCGCCGAGGTCCTCCTGACCCCCGTCGACTCCCTCTACGGGGTCTACCGGGTGCGGCAACTCACCGGCAGCTGGCCCTTCCGTCCCCCCGGCACCGTCGACCGGTCGCTGGACACCCTCCGCGCGACGAACCCGGTTGAGGCCATTGCGCTGGCTCTTTTCCGCAGGGAGATCAACTGGATGGAGGCCATGAACCGCCTCCAGGCGCACTACGTCGAACAGGGGAACCTCCACGGGGCCCTGCGCGCCGCACTCGCCGTCATCCAGCAGTACCCCTTCCTCCCGGAAGCGTATGCCACCGCCGGCGACCTCCTCGTCCGCCAGGGACGGTACGACGAGGCCCTCGCCTACTTCGAGGCGGCGCACGAGCGGCGGCCCTCGGCCGGGGTACACTACATGATCGGCACGCTCCGGCTGGTCCGGGGAGAACTCGACGCGGCCGTCGAGCACCTGGAGCGGGGCCGGGCTCTCGATCCGGATAACCCGCTGCTGCTGTACCAGCTCGCCCGGGCCTATGTGGCCCGGGGCCGGGTGCCGGCGGCCCGTGCGGTGCTCGAACACCTGCTGGCGCGCCACCCCGACCATGCCGCCGCACGGACCCTCCTCGACGGGCTCTCCGCCGCCGTGCCGCACTGA